The genomic stretch attatatatgaatagaggaagagaatagagagcatAAAGAGAGCAAGTAAAGTTGTTAACAATAGGTTTGAAGAATAAGGGATACATGGGTATTTTTCTGTAAGTTTTCAATTATTTCTAAACAGAGAGTTTAAGGAAAAATTAACAGTTCTTGCCTACTTTGGAGTTCTTGGCCATCTAATTTCTCTCCATGATATTCCAAATACAACACAGGAAGAGATGCTCGtgccaagaaaaaagaaaatgcaaagatatTTTAACATGTCTTTTATCAGTGATTGAAGCCTGCCAAAGCATTACATACCGCCCATTCTCAGCAGGGTCCATTGCAAAAACCAGCGAACACCGGATACTCCAGTGACTTACATGCAATCCCTTCCCAATAGCTTCTCTCAACAGGGTAGAGATGCTAAAACCTTTTTGCAACCCACAACTTCCTGAATTGTCTTTTACACAGAGCAAGTCACTCGGCTAGTCTCTTCAACAGGCGCTAACTGTACCTATCCATTGGAGTCAGTCTTTTGAACGGGAACATCTTAATATTTTAAGCCACATTTAAGTAGCTGGAGAATACGGTACTCACAAAGCAGCAGCACCTCATCAGACATCCAGGACTCCTCACTACTACCTTGAAAACCATGTCAGAGTCTCGCAGCCTTGACACTGTCAGAATCCCGCAGCCTTAATGTCTGTGACTCTGTAATGATCCTGTTAGGGCACTGGAGGTACCGACCTTCAATCTGCAACACACCCTCTAAACCAATTCCACACCCTGCCCCCGCcacaaagtaaaaaaggaaaccGTGCCTAAGACCAAAAATTTAGGAGACTTCTCCGTAAGTCAATCACTAGATAATCAAAAAGATCATAGCCCAAATTAAAATTTTCGGTCAAGCTTGGGAATTAGGAAATACCGATCCTCCAAAACACAGCACAGACAGAGCATATGTACCTTGGTAAGTCTTTTCTATCCTTCCCTGTTTATAGTTTTATTAGGTTCTAGATCCTTTCAGTAGTCACTATCTCTGGGTTAAAATAACCGCATGCGACTTTTGGCTTTGGCTCTTCATCCTAAATATTCTCACCACTCATTTTTCCTCAAATTtcaatcaataattttatttaacccatGTTTACTAAGAACCTACTTGACATCAGAGGCTTGGCCAGACATACTGGGTGGTGCTCTCTAGGGGAAAGAGCCCAGGTATCTTTGTCTACAAATAACCCCCCAAAAAATGACATGAAGACAACATGCACAATGGAGTCTGCTGCAGAAAACCGCAAGGAGCCAGAAATGAATTATGCCCAACTGCAAACAGGAATGAAGTAGTCAAAGCACTAAAATTTAATGAGGGGATAATTTTCAAAGCAGGTGAAATTGAAGAGAAGTTACACGTAACATCATTATAGATTTAAAATCATGCCTATTCTTCTCCATAAAATTCAAATGcagttaaaaacacacacatacaaaatcaaGCAATTATAAATCCTCCGAAGCATGTAACTGTGATTAGCTGCTACTCTcagcaatataaaaatactttcaccACAATTACATTCCAGCCTGTAATGTAATTCAAAACAAACAAGTCAGAGACATCGCTCAAATTGCAGAACCAACAAATACAGATGCTTTGCATCAAGGAAATGAATCCAGTGAAGAAATGCAGCTGATGCGCTTCGGTCCAGGACCAGGAGCGGGGCTTCTGGTGGAACGGCGAGGCCCCCTTCTGGGCGGACGGACGCGGTGCACCGCAGCCGGGCTCTACAAAGCCGCCCTTCAATCCGCACCAGCCTTACCGTAGTCAGCCAGAGCGAGTTATCTGGGAGTTCCTGCTGCGCCACCCCGTCCAGGGCTGTGTTCATGTTTCACTTTAGATTTTCAAATTCTAAATCTGGGCTTTTATAAAAAGAACTGTATTCTATTTCAGACCAAACTGACCATGCTATTTAATTGTGCAACCAGCAGACTCACCACCAGTGGCTTGCCCGTTCTTTTTGCCATAATCTGTGTCACCCCCTAACATGCTGTTCCGTCTGTTACCCATCTCCCTGCTCCACCAGGGCCAGATTCTGTTTTGTTCCCTGATTCACAGTGCAGTTGCTCAGGAACAAAGAAGGACTTGTCCCAATTgtgcttttatcttttattttgaagactaTCCATCTCCCAAAAAGGCACAAATAAGGGTTTAGCACTTGATTTACCATAGGCGTTTATTCTAAGTGTTTTTATAAAGGTAAAAAGTCTGTTCTGAGGACTTGACAATCATGGTCTGCATGTACACAACTCATGTACAAGGTCCAAGGAAGTCGCGGGCCGACAGCACCCTGGGAGAGTGTAGAGGCTGCAAGGAAGGAAGACTCGCTTCTGAAATGCCGGGCGCGGACTCAGTGTCCACAGCAGCGCCCCCGTCCGGACACGCCAGTAACTGAGTCTGGATGCTCAGTCCTCACAGCACTCCCCAGGACTGGGCATGACCTTTCGGCAGGAAGTGCACTGCACTGCTTACTGATTTCTGTCACCACAatctttaatttttcccttttcaaaatAGTCTTTCAGCTCACGGAAACACTAGTTGTAGTAGTAGTTGATTACAATTgtcagactttttaaaagtgcTAAGTTGTTCCTTTAACAGAGGAAACGATGAAAGATCCTTTTCCCATGGGTTAAGGACAACATATAACACATGATTCGATGAGGTCGCCAGCTTTCAGTACAAGAATTTCGTCCAGTGGCATTCATTAGTCCTGCATTAGGTCAAGTTCAGGATTTCTGACATTCCTTTTTTCGGACCTTTGATTTGGGTGCTGCGAAAAGAAgcggggagaaaagaaaatgaggaagtcaGCCCAGGTCAGACTCTCTTCACACTGATTTGTTTCAGGTGGGGGACGTTGCATACAGACAGCAGGGGAAAACTGACCGTTTGGATTTTCTTGTTTGTAGAAGTTCTTTAACATTTCCACTGCTTCCTCGGCCCGGTAGCCAGGAATGCACTGGTGAAACGAGAAAGTTGAGAATGAACATAAGCCTATGAAAATATATGCCGTAACCCATAAAAAAGCAATATACACATAATTATGTAAACATCTTTCAGATGTTGATACACTCTGTAGCTATTAGTAACATGAGAAGTATATTTCCAAAAGAATAGCTGGGTGGTGGCCTGTCAAACTCTACTCTCAGTCAACTATTAGTTCTCAAGTAGCAGCTATCGAAGCTactagctatgtgatcttgggtAAGATTCTTAAActctttatgcctcagtttcctcacgtgTAAAATGCAGGGAATTAAAGCAATTAACCCAGAAGaattttatgaggattaaatgaggagAAATAAAGTAACACCTGTTAAGCACCCGGTACATCTAAGTGCTCATTGTGCATTAGCTACTTTAATTTGCTCTCATTTACTGGTGGCCCATTAAGTGTTTGATGCTATACATCTATGGCTGGCCACAGCTAAAAGTGATGAGCAAAAAGggggttttatgtttttaaagggttgtttaaaaaaagagtatgtgACAGGGACATAAATGGCTTTCAAAGGCTAAAATTTTTACTATCTGGCTCTTACAAAAAAAATTTGTCAACCCTTAGTTACTGTAGAGGATTCTTTTTAAGTGTTCAGTTTATTCTAATTTGGGAGAAGAGAACAACATGTGAAAGAATAAGAAACTGTGATAACAGTAAGGACTTGAAACTTGAACTTGCATTGATGACAGAGGGTATTTAAAGAGGCTGAACAGAGCACAGTAGGGAAAGAGTAAGAATAAACATGGCTCTCATGTGAGGCAACcagctggtgggggcaggggtatTAAGGGAGtgtaaggaaaaaattaaagagataaaaCAAGGTCAAAATACAGATGGCTTAGAAGGCTCGCCACAGGAGTTTGGACTTGCTGCTACATTGCACCCTTCTGAGGGGGCAGGAAAAGCTCCAATGAGCAGAGGTttcggggggggagggggcgcatgTGGAAGCAGCAAACAGGAGAGGGAGGACTGGCAGGCACGGTCCGCTGCTCAGGAGCCTTCTCCTGCGCCTGCCGTCAGCTTTGGCCTGAGCCTACGGAGGCTACATAAACCTTCCCTATCAAAACAAGTAAGAGTTTAAggtttttaaattccacatacaagtgagaccatgtggtatttgtccttctctgtctggctcagcataatgtcctcgaGGTCCATCCATATTGGTCTAtccaaatggcaggatttccttcttctttaaggctgaataatattctgcaTGTGTGTTCatatcctattttctttttagaagcAGAGAGCAGAACGGTGGCTGCCAGGAACACAGGGGTGGCAGAAATGGGGAGACACTGGCCAAAGGGTACACACTTCGCATCCTAAGAGGATTAAGTTCCAGGAATCAAAGACACAGCAGAGTGACTGTAGTTAACAGTGACATCCTGTATAGTTGAGAGTTGCTAAGACAGTAGGGCTTAAATGTTTCAGCATAACGACGACAACgacaaaatggtaattatgtgaggtgaaggATGTGTTAACTTTGTTGTGGTCAACGTGTCACAATAAGTACATCTATCAAAGCAAGATGTACAGCATAAACTTATGCAATGTcgtgtgtcaattatatctcagtagaGCTAGGGGAAAACCCAATGCCCTTCCTTCTACCCTGCTCCCAGGCAAGCTGCTACCCTGCTCATtgctgagaattttccagaatCGTGGTCTTCACTCTTGGGCCTCTCATTTCCTCCTCAGCCCTCTTCTCCCTGGCTTGTGCTCCCAGGACTCCACTGAAACCATCCTCTCAGGTatcaaaggcagaaaaaaatatgaaaatacaggTATTGATTGCTATACACCAAAAACAGCAATCAAGCAAAATTACTGAATGTGTGCAAAAATATTGTGTTTACAGTAAATGGCATCTACTGTCACCGGCAGAGGCCAAGCGTCCCACAAACTCAGGGCAGCGCAGAGCTGGGGACTGCTTACCGGGAGCACACTGTTAGCGGCCGTGCCTTCAGACACACCTGAAGGTCTGGATGAAGCTTGTCCGAACACACCTTGGAAGGCTGGGGACTCGCCTTCGGCAaagcttctcttctctctgagccAGGCGCTCACCTGGAAGTGACCGCCTGTCCCCTAACAGCGAAGCGCAAACAGACTGGACCAGTAGTGCTGGGAGCCTATCTGGTTGGAGCATGGCTCCTGGTACACCCACCACACACTTACCATTGGCAAGCCCGTGACGAGATCAAGgcaatcagaaagaaggaaaaggtgtGACAGTTCACGTTACCTGAAATGACCTCCCGGTGTTTGGTAAGTCAGCAGAGGCGATATCCAGAACAGAGCCGCAGCCACCAAAACGTTCGTTCTGACAGCCATAGACAACCAGCGGGATTCATGAGGGAGAGTTAAGGTTCTACAGAGAACATGCAGTTCAGGACACAAGCAGAATGTACACCAGCCATCCCAGGGAGGAGAGCTCATGCTACTCTTAAAAACAATTAAGTGCAGGCTTCAGCTCGAAAGTAATACAATCCAGTTACACAAAAGAGGTTtgaaggatttaaaaattaatatcccACCATCATAAGTATATTGAAAACTAAATAGGTAGCTGGTAAATGTTTACAGTTTTGGTATTCTCTCCCGTTTCTCCTAAATCAGTTTTCTTGGGATCATTAGAGAATTGTAGCCAGAAAACAGGCAAGAATTTCATCCAGAGATTTCCACCATTTAAAATCAGCATATTGCTCCCTGTTCTCCCCTCAAATAAAAGATAACCTGTGCCCCTGCACAAAACGGACTGCAGCCGAGTCGCTTGgaaaggcagggtggggaggcaaTGCTGTTGACCAGAGCTGCCCTCTCGATCAAGGAGAGACTGGACCTTTTCTCACACTCTCATCCCTCTGCGTTACCTTTAAAGTGATCAGATGATTCACACATACATGGTAAAATAAGTAGAGAGACATGTGCAAGGATGAAACTGAGTTTTCAAATTATTAAATagtgttttaaaatcttaagaGACCAGCTGGCCGCACTCGGCAGTTGAGTCGCTCCGTGACGGACACGCCTCGGAGAGCCGccgtcccctgtcccctgtcccccgccccccgccggcgTCCCATTCACCCACCACGGTATCACTCACACGGGACTGGTTTTCCGCTCCGTACTGACTTCTCACTTAAAACTGTTCACGTTTGTAGAAGGTCTTCATGGCAAAAATAGaggaataaaaacacataaacagagaaagaacatttttaagtCACCAAAATCTGTTCTCCAAAGGCAAGGCTCGGGAGCGTGTCCTTCGGACCTTCCCTCGTGCTCCGATTCCTCACCTACGTTGCCTTCGACCATGACTTACCACTACGAAGCAGTTCAAATCAGTGctcagcttttcttttcctgtcttagTTACTAGTTATATCTTCatagatattcttttaaaaagaggtcattttactatttaaaaatcttttcaaacaaTGTTTGACCAAGGGATGCTACAGTTTATAATGTTCAGCTCACAGAATTTGTTTCTTAGGTCTCTGTTTTCATGTGTTAGGTATGGGTTCTGTGTCTCGCCTCTTTCAAGTTCACAGACATGACCCCGCCAGGTGCAAGGATACTCATCAGGCGCAGCGCGGCTGCACACATGATGCACGGCTCCACGGTGACGTACAGCACGGTGCGCTCGAACACCTCGGAGGGGCTCCTGCCACGGCCGCGACACCACTCCAGGACCTGGTCGATGGCCACCATTTCCGCATGTCGAGTGGCCTGAAAAGAGAGAGGAGCTCATCTTGACCATGTTTGTGACATATGCcaaatactcaaaaataaatacaaaaaaatgggCCTACTGTTTCTGTGAgcgttttttaaaaatggaagttttGGGACACACTCAGCAGCTAACAACATAACCCCCAGGTCGAGGTGCGTAACCTCACCTACAAGACATTTAATGTGAAATGCCGTCCGAATTATGCTGTATTTTAAGTTAAGTACCTAAGAATTTGAGGGACACTCTTTCAATTAAAATGCCATAGGGAAGAtaggtcttaaaaaaaaaaaaggtaagccTAGCATTTCTGAACATTTTGGGGAAAGCCTGAAATTGTCAGAAGCACGTGCTCCAGTTTCAGATGGGTTTTCAAGGCTGCTGCTGACCCGACTGGAAGCAAATCTATATTTAGTTTATGGGAATGTCATCACTTTCATGTTTGTGGGGATGAGATTTTATACGCTGGCAGACTTTAAACAGAAGCAGATTTTTGGTTTGGGTCTCAGATACCTCGTGCAGGCAGTAGAATACAGGAGAAATCACACAGCAGTTGGAATCAACAACATTTAAGTTTGAATCCTGACCATGGCATTACTGATtatgtggccttggacaagtcacatACCTTCTCTATGCCTTGGTttacccatctgtaaaatggggtataCTGGTATCTATGGCTCTTAAAGCAATCTGAATTACAGGAAGCTAATGCCATGTAATGCTACATATATACTCTGTTATATGACAATTAGTTATAATACTCATGGTCATCACATTATCAACAAACTTATACTGAGTGTTACCTCTGCACAAGCCACTGTGCTATATTCTGTGTGGAATAAAACGCCTCTGTCTACAACAAGTGTTAAGTCTGGCAGGGCAGCAGAAAGGCGACCTGTGACACAGGGCAGGGCGTGAGAAGTGCTGGCGCAGTGGCCCAAGCACCGTGAAGGCCAGAATGACAAACTCAGAGGTCGAGGGCACTTTAGAGAACAGGTTCCCGAGCCTAGGGGCAGACCAGAACCAAAGGGGGAGCTTAAAAATAAGTCTGCCCAACTGGAGTGCTTTATAAAAATCAGATTCAGAATGACTAAATCAAATCTCCCTGTTGTTCTCAATAAGTGCCTGTTGAACTGAATTATTTCAATCAGCTTCCTCTTTTAGGGCTCAAGAACCAGCCTTGTGAGGATGTATTAAAGACACACAGGTTGGACAGGTGTTGGCGGTGGTGACCAGCGGGTGGGGAGCGGGTGAGGTCAGAGCCAAAAGGCCTCCTCATTTGGGATCAAATGTCTTCCTATACTATGATTCTCAGACAATCCCCTATAGGACACAGAATGCCAACATAAATCCGGGTTCATTTCAAGGTAAAGAAGAAATTCAAGTCATTGGCAGTTAGATGGATGTCATTAGGACAAAGTTCTCACATTAAAGATATTGTACCACAAGACAAAATACGAATAGGGAGATACAACAATTGCCTAAAATACAAAATTCTACTCCCAAATATAAGTATCTATATATTCACTAGTTGCTGTGTTATGTCTATTACTTATCTCACAGGTATTTTGACATCCACATAATGACTGCTTTGTGAATCTGGGTTTCCACGTTGCACGTGTTTCGCTAAGTCTTAGTTTTCCTTTTGGTGCATGCGATGGATGAACTTCAACATCCACGGAACACCGGTACCAACACCAGCTTGTGCCCTGGCTCCCAAGGTCACACCACAAGACCAAAGCCTGTGTGGGGGAGTGAGGGTGATAGGCGCTCCCTGAATCCACCTAGTATTTCTTATAATCATAAAATCTGACACTACATTTATCCCTACTGCGACACACCATTGTGATACAGTAGTCAAAAAGTGTTGCCTTAATTCATGAGCTCCTCAGCCTTGCTACCATAAGTTAAAAGTCTCACAACCTATGACAGCGTACACACCACATGCAGGTACAGAGAGAGCAGACAGTGGAGACTTTGTTCCACTGAACTACCTGAAATGGTAATAGCTTCTTTATACATTGTTTTACCTCCAAAGTTATAAATTGAGGGTGACCTTCCATTTGCTAGGAGCAACACATTATTTAAAGTTCCTAAGGAATGCAGTACGAGTTAAACTGGTATGTTCTGTAAAGTGGAGTTTTCGTCTATTAGATTTGCTTCAAATGGAGACGGACTCCTTTCTCCCACACTGATGCTCCAGTGTAACAAAGTCGCCCCTTAGGTTTCACTCAAGCGCAAACGTAAAGCtgcataaaatagaatattagcTCCAGGGATTTTATGGGCTCGttcaatttttctgaattttccaaattttaaaaagtcaacatgtGTCACTTTTATAAACAGAGAAAagggcattaaaaacaaaaagcaagatgTTCAGGGAAACAACCCTTCCACTGAGACTCGTGGACTGTACAATCCCCCTGTCACCCACGGTGACAACCTCGTTCCACTCCCACCGTCACCGCCCTGAGTCGCCAGTTGTCCCGTTGAACGCACGCACGTTTTTGGTCTGATtgacttcatttcttcccttgcCCACAACTTCATTGTTGTAGACCAGAAGGCAGCCAACAGGGACTTCGGTATTTTCTAGGGCTTCTCTGGCCTGAAAAACAAGTGGGAAGCCTCAGACGTGGTGTTCAATACTTGAAAGGACTGCAGGAAAGAAACAGATGCAGCACGAGCAGCAGACACACAATTAATACTCCAACAAAGAAAGGCAACTGACCTTTCCCGGTCCTCAAACAGAGTTCAGGACTGAGCTCCGCTGTTCCCTGGGCATCCACTCTAAGGGACACTCAGCAAAAAAATCCTGTTTCCAGGTCCTGAGCccctgatttttccccttattGGAAGCAGAGGGGATCAAAAGACTATTACTGACTCTTGTTCTTAAATTGCCAGGGTCTGTATTCCTTTTCAGAGAGAGTATATGTATTTGCAAAGaggtagaagaaaaaatatttataatcctttcttaaaattctttccttcttGAAATTCTACTTGCTTAATTTGGTTTCTCTAAAAGTGACAGCAAATATCCGCCAGAGTCCCAATAACACTTAAGCGACAGAATGGAGGTGCCCCTGCACCCCCAATTCCCATCCTAAATGAGACATGAAAAGTGGGGAGCGCTGGAGGTGAAATGGCACCAGCACTTTGGAGGACATTGTGgaagttttcttaaaaagtaaacacGCCCATTGCCTATGGACAAATTCTGCTCCTATTTATTTGAAAAGGgactccacagggtggggcaaaagtaggttgaccATTGTGAGTATGCGAAATACAGACTTtgtttttgcattattatttatgaacaactgtaaacttatttttgcccCACGCTgtatgaggaaggaaggaaggaaggaaggagagaaagagagaaaaagagagagagagagagagagagagagagaaagaaagaaagaaagaaagaaagagagagagagagaaagagttggGAACCACCCTAACgtgtatcagaagctgaaacccccgcctaggctaaggctgagggaacacccttggaaccgtaagccagcaaggagacaaaagcttatctccctggcaggaatgctgcttctgctgctctattcataactgaaccccaaaaagcttggtcagttagccaaagacaggtaagattccccacggggggaacgacctaagacaggcatgatcactttgggaggccccccaaaagaaggacttggggggctgcagcaaaagggggtgatggaccctcgctcttcggctttgacatagcctgagttctcatcatctgggagaaaatctccttattgccttagttcccttgctccagctaagcctgaaacaatgacagggtggtgcagctctgtgctgaaaagggcggattccccgggtgatcaggcctaagaaagaacatgtaaattactgtgaaaccttctttgtttagaatgctctcagttcaatgagaggggtccaaggaggaagttagtttgttcctcaaagtcttacagctctttgaccccgactcaatagaccagcagagttccttgttttctatagttccttacttccccctgataagtactgtactttacctgaattattatgcaaaataagcccaataaaagccagTATGGACTGTAAATTggggcgctccccactggggg from Phyllostomus discolor isolate MPI-MPIP mPhyDis1 chromosome 4, mPhyDis1.pri.v3, whole genome shotgun sequence encodes the following:
- the ADAT2 gene encoding tRNA-specific adenosine deaminase 2 isoform X1 produces the protein MEAKEVSAPATGVGCCVSAEEIEKWMEEAMQMAREALENTEVPVGCLLVYNNEVVGKGRNEVNQTKNATRHAEMVAIDQVLEWCRGRGRSPSEVFERTVLYVTVEPCIMCAAALRLMRIPLVVYGCQNERFGGCGSVLDIASADLPNTGRSFQCIPGYRAEEAVEMLKNFYKQENPNAPKSKVRKKECQKS
- the ADAT2 gene encoding tRNA-specific adenosine deaminase 2 isoform X2, whose protein sequence is MEAKEVSAPATGVGCCVSAEEIEKWMEEAMQMAREALENTEVPVGCLLVYNNEVVGKGRNEVNQTKNATRHAEMVAIDQVLEWCRGRGRSPSEVFERTVLYVTVEPCIMCAAALRLMRIPLVVYGCQNERFGGCGSVLDIASADLPNTGRSFQAYVHSQLSRFTSAFLATGPRKQWKC